A genomic stretch from Apodemus sylvaticus chromosome 12, mApoSyl1.1, whole genome shotgun sequence includes:
- the Tstd1 gene encoding thiosulfate:glutathione sulfurtransferase isoform X1 gives MLRVAVLRHSHNSAAAGAMAGVPAVSFSELRLLLASGRARLFDVRSREEAAAGTIPGALNIPVSELEMALNMDPAAFQAVYCAEKPKPEDKNLIFFCQMGKRGLQATQLAQGLGYRGYDKQKKAWLGWVLTGDVCWTGPSFNIAFSPQGSKLCWGL, from the exons atgctTCGGGTTGCAGTTCTGCGTCACAGTCACAACAGTGCggctgctggagccatggctgGAG TGCCTGCAGTCTCCTTCTCTGAACTCCGGTTactcctggcttcaggcagggCCAGGCTCTTCGATGTTCGATCTCGGGAGGAGGCAGCAGCTGGTACCATTCCTGGGGCGCTCAATATCCCTG TGTCTGAGTTGGAAATGGCCTTGAACATGGACCCAGCTGCTTTTCAGGCTGTGTACTGTGCGGAGAAGCCAAAGCCAGAAGACAAGAACCTTATTTTCTTCTGTCAGATGGGCAAGCGGGGTCTCCAGGCCACACAGCTGGCACAAGGTCTCGGATACAGAGGGTACGACAAGCAAAAAAAGGCTTGGCTTGGCTGGGTGCTGACAGGGGACGTCTGCTGGACTGGTCCTTCCTTCAACATTGCTTTTTCTCCACAGGGCTCGAAACTATGCTGGGGCCTATAA
- the Tstd1 gene encoding thiosulfate:glutathione sulfurtransferase isoform X2, giving the protein MLRVAVLRHSHNSAAAGAMAGVPAVSFSELRLLLASGRARLFDVRSREEAAAGTIPGALNIPVSELEMALNMDPAAFQAVYCAEKPKPEDKNLIFFCQMGKRGLQATQLAQGLGYRGARNYAGAYKEWLEKEG; this is encoded by the exons atgctTCGGGTTGCAGTTCTGCGTCACAGTCACAACAGTGCggctgctggagccatggctgGAG TGCCTGCAGTCTCCTTCTCTGAACTCCGGTTactcctggcttcaggcagggCCAGGCTCTTCGATGTTCGATCTCGGGAGGAGGCAGCAGCTGGTACCATTCCTGGGGCGCTCAATATCCCTG TGTCTGAGTTGGAAATGGCCTTGAACATGGACCCAGCTGCTTTTCAGGCTGTGTACTGTGCGGAGAAGCCAAAGCCAGAAGACAAGAACCTTATTTTCTTCTGTCAGATGGGCAAGCGGGGTCTCCAGGCCACACAGCTGGCACAAGGTCTCGGATACAGAGG GGCTCGAAACTATGCTGGGGCCTATAAGGAATGGCTGGAGAAAGAAGGCTAG